A genomic stretch from Methanoculleus horonobensis includes:
- a CDS encoding type II toxin-antitoxin system HicB family antitoxin, with the protein MATGATREEVEERMHEAIEFHIEGLREDGLPIPPSRSSAIYVAVGRG; encoded by the coding sequence GTGGCGACCGGAGCGACCCGCGAGGAAGTGGAAGAGCGGATGCACGAGGCGATTGAGTTCCACATCGAGGGGCTCCGGGAGGATGGGCTCCCGATTCCCCCGTCACGGTCTTCAGCGATCTACGTAGCGGTCGGTAGAGGGTGA
- a CDS encoding type II toxin-antitoxin system HicA family toxin encodes MKVKDCIKMIEADGWYLVATRGSHRQYKHPSNLATSGCSCSVPSGTSHRPDHHRRAPGRRSCSGNAEQRSQTGRAERIE; translated from the coding sequence ATGAAAGTGAAAGACTGCATAAAGATGATCGAAGCGGACGGGTGGTACCTGGTGGCGACCCGGGGTAGCCACCGGCAGTATAAGCATCCGTCAAACCTCGCAACCTCCGGTTGCTCATGCTCCGTTCCCTCTGGAACATCGCACAGGCCGGATCACCATCGCCGGGCACCTGGCAGACGTTCTTGCTCCGGGAACGCTGAACAGCGTTCTCAAACAGGCAGGGCTGAAAGGATTGAATAA